In a genomic window of Meleagris gallopavo isolate NT-WF06-2002-E0010 breed Aviagen turkey brand Nicholas breeding stock chromosome 1, Turkey_5.1, whole genome shotgun sequence:
- the MSANTD4 gene encoding myb/SANT-like DNA-binding domain-containing protein 4 produces the protein MKQLKRKRKSNFSVQETQTLLKEIRKRREVLFSKQLNTTINEMKRKAWEEIAECVNAVGEGEQRTGTEVKRRYLDWRALMKRKRLNANIKAVGGGFHLPSSDLDDSLNEDMDDKMGFANESSFEWQNITDFREAGGSLTEIKVEEEEEDPQNFEFPIEEEEIFSSVLPDSKKENDLPDFTHIEEFGNLSSAQARLAYEDSHLLINLEKQKVELEKQRLDIEAERLQVEKERLQIEKERLRHIDLEHERLQLEKERLQIEREKLRLETLRAEKPALENDLTQSEKPIIQPLDLETEKLKLEKERLQLEKERLQFLKFESEKLQIEKERLQVEKERLRIQREGLLQ, from the exons atgaaacagttgaaaagaaaaagaaaaagtaattttagtgTTCAGGAAACTCAAACTCTCCTTAAGGAAatcagaaaaaggagagaagtaCTCTTTTCAAAGCAACTTAATACAACAATTAATGAGATGAAACGGAAAGCGTGGGAGGAAATAGCAGAGTGTGTGAATGCTGTAGGTGAAGGTGAGCAAAGAACAGGGACAGAAGTGAAAAGGCGATACCTTGACTGGAGAGCGCTCATGAAGAGGAAGCGTCTGAACGCAAACATCAAGGCAGTTGGTGGAGGGTTTCACCTTCCTTCATCCGACTTGGATGACTCTCTCAATGAAGATATGGATGACAAAATGGGGTTTGCAAATGAATCTAGTTTTGAATGGCAGAACATTACTGACTTCAGAGAAGCAGGTGGATCTTTAACAGAAATCAAAgtagaagaagaagaggaggatcCACAGAATTTTGAA TTTCCTattgaggaagaagaaattttttcatcagttttgccagattcaaaaaaagaaaatgacttaCCAGATTTCACCCACATTGAGGAGTTTGGAAATCTAAGTTCTGCTCAAGCTAGATTAGCCTATGAAGATTCACACTTGCTTATAAATCTAGAGAAGCAGAAGGTGGAACTGGAGAAGCAGCGGTTAGATATTGAAGCTGAACGGTTGCAAGTGGAGAAGGAGCGCCTACAAATTGAAAAAGAACGGCTGCGGCACATTGACTTGGAGCATGAgagactgcagctggagaaggagCGACTTCAAATCGAGCGGGAGAAACTGAGGCTAGAGACTCTGCGTGCTGAGAAACCTGCCCTGGAAAATGACCTCACCCAATCAGAAAAACCCATCATACAGCCTCTGGATCTAGAAACTGAAAAGttaaaacttgaaaaagaaCGCTTGCAGTTAGAGAAAGAAAGGTTGCAGTTCTTAAAATTTGAGTCAGAAAAGCTGCAGATTGAGAAGGAGCGCTTGCAAGTGGAGAAAGAACGCCTCAGAATTCAGAGAGAGGGTCTCTTGCAGTGA